One Nicotiana tomentosiformis chromosome 4, ASM39032v3, whole genome shotgun sequence genomic window carries:
- the LOC138910336 gene encoding uncharacterized protein, which produces MDIKHRAQQLKFSGAALSWWEAYERRRSVGAIPLTWQEFSVIFLEKFVLQSRSEELRRQFEQLRQDGISVMQYKMGFYMLARHTVWLVPNDRERIRRFIDGLTYQLRLLMTKERVSDATFDEVVDIAWQIETVHSQERGEREAKRPRGPGGFSGAPSEGQFYHGRGCSYRHTQAGRPVHRGASSHGSYISHQGQSSLGVLPA; this is translated from the exons ATGGATATCAAGCATAGGGCACAGCAATTAAAG ttttctggagctgccttaagttggtgggaggcttatgagaggcgcaggtcgGTCGGTGCaataccacttacatggcaggagttctctgttatatttttggagaagtttgtgttgCAGTCTCGTAgtgaggagctgcgcaggcagtttgagcagttacgtcaggatggaaTATCTGTGATGCAGTACAAGATGGGATTTTATATGTTGGCTCGTCACACAGTTTGGTTAGTTCCCaatgatagggagaggattaggaggttcattgatggcctcacatatcagctgcgattACTTATGACTAAGGAGAGGGTATCtgatgctacttttgatgaggtagttgacattgcttggCAGATAGAGACGGTCcatagccaggaacgtggagagagggaggccaagaggcctcgtggaccaggTGGTTTTAGCGGTGCCCCTTCAGAGGGTCAGTTTTACCACGGTAGGGGTTGTTCTTACAGACACACTCAagcgggtcgtccagttcaccgtggtgcatccagccatggttcatacatttctcatcagggtcagtcatctctcggTGTCCTTCCAGCCTAG